One Cellulomonas sp. NS3 genomic region harbors:
- a CDS encoding MFS transporter: protein MTDPETSGTGTSAAPGAPPAAPSTSPFVPGLRATTLGMLALIALGAFEALAVSTAMPSVVADLGGFELYATAFAGPVAAGVVGLTVAGLWSDRRSPVAPLLTGVALFLAGLVVAGLAGSMPVLVAGRVVQGVGSGLYSVVLYVVVARVYPEATRPRVFAAFAAAWVVPGLIGPFFAGVIVEQLGWRWVFLGVPLLAVPAVLALWPSLAAIRQAPPASSDPSGPDAAGSVPSGTPEQEASDGADLGPSDARRSDARTSTHLVALSVVAAVGVLALHHGGQQRGAPALAWTVAGGVAVALTLPRMLPTGTLRAARGLPTVIALRGLLSAAFTAAEVFMPLLLQTHRGLGPSAAGAVLTCAAVSWSTGSWLRGRGFGGWSDVRWLRVGAGGMVVGIAVVALVVVPAAPVAIAYVGWTVAGLGMGLAFPTTSILTLRLSPPESQGANSSALQIMDSVSIALVLALSGALLTALGGPAELRAFAAGFALAAAVALVAALVSHRTVPRR from the coding sequence GTGACCGACCCAGAGACGTCCGGCACCGGGACCTCCGCCGCACCCGGCGCGCCCCCGGCGGCGCCGAGCACGAGCCCCTTCGTGCCCGGGCTGCGCGCGACGACCCTGGGGATGCTCGCGCTCATCGCCCTCGGCGCGTTCGAGGCGCTCGCCGTCTCCACGGCGATGCCGAGCGTCGTCGCCGACCTCGGCGGGTTCGAGCTGTACGCGACCGCGTTCGCGGGGCCGGTCGCGGCGGGCGTCGTCGGGCTCACGGTCGCGGGCCTGTGGTCGGACCGCCGGTCCCCCGTCGCCCCGCTCCTCACCGGCGTCGCGCTGTTCCTGGCCGGGCTCGTCGTGGCGGGGCTCGCGGGCAGCATGCCCGTGCTCGTCGCCGGCCGCGTCGTCCAGGGCGTCGGCTCGGGGCTCTACAGCGTCGTGCTCTACGTCGTCGTCGCGCGCGTGTATCCCGAGGCCACCCGCCCGCGCGTGTTCGCGGCGTTCGCCGCGGCGTGGGTCGTCCCGGGGCTGATCGGGCCGTTCTTCGCCGGCGTGATCGTCGAGCAGCTCGGCTGGCGGTGGGTGTTCCTCGGCGTGCCGCTCCTCGCGGTCCCCGCGGTGCTCGCCCTGTGGCCCTCCCTCGCCGCGATCCGCCAGGCCCCGCCGGCGTCCTCGGACCCGTCGGGCCCCGACGCGGCCGGCAGCGTGCCGTCCGGCACGCCCGAGCAGGAGGCGTCGGACGGCGCCGACCTCGGCCCGTCCGACGCGCGCCGGTCCGACGCCCGCACCTCGACGCACCTCGTCGCCCTCTCGGTCGTCGCCGCCGTCGGCGTCCTCGCGCTGCACCACGGGGGTCAGCAGCGGGGCGCGCCGGCGCTCGCGTGGACCGTCGCGGGCGGGGTGGCCGTCGCGCTCACGCTGCCGCGCATGCTGCCGACCGGGACCCTCCGGGCGGCCCGCGGGCTGCCCACCGTCATCGCCCTCCGCGGCCTGCTCAGCGCGGCGTTCACCGCGGCCGAGGTCTTCATGCCGCTCCTGCTGCAGACGCACCGGGGCCTCGGTCCGTCGGCGGCGGGCGCGGTGCTCACGTGCGCGGCCGTCAGCTGGTCGACCGGCTCGTGGCTGCGCGGGCGCGGGTTCGGCGGGTGGTCCGACGTCCGGTGGCTGCGCGTCGGAGCCGGGGGCATGGTCGTCGGGATCGCCGTCGTCGCGCTCGTCGTGGTGCCAGCCGCTCCGGTCGCGATCGCCTACGTGGGCTGGACCGTCGCGGGGCTCGGCATGGGTCTCGCGTTCCCGACGACGTCGATCCTGACCCTCCGCCTGTCGCCGCCCGAGAGCCAGGGCGCCAACAGCTCGGCGCTCCAGATCATGGACTCGGTGAGCATCGCGCTCGTCCTGGCGCTGAGCGGCGCTCTGCTCACGGCGCTCGGCGGGCCCGCCGAGCTGCGGGCGTTCGCCGCGGGGTTCGCGCTCGCGGCGGCGGTCGCGCTCGTCGCCGCGCTCGTCTCGCACCGGACGGTGCCGCGGCGCTAG